From one Bradyrhizobium sp. Ash2021 genomic stretch:
- a CDS encoding circularly permuted type 2 ATP-grasp protein → MAVAFDEMNGLGGDLRSAYQELSRWLKETPPDALEYRRQEAELLFRRIGITFAVYGDAEAQERLIPFDVIPRILSAKEWTLLEKGLKQRVRALNMFLRDIYHGRDILRANIIPEDLIFQNPVFRPEMNGQNVPHDVYVHIAGIDIIRVDADNFIVLEDNARTPSGVSYMLENREIMMRLFPDLFARHRVAPVEKYPDELLAALRSVAPLSASAESTVALMTPGVYNSAYYEHSFLADKLGIELVEGRDLIVKNDEVFMRTTEGLKRVDVIYRRVDDDFLDPLTFRPDSALGVPGLMSAYAAGNITLANAVGTGIADDKAIYSYMPDVVKFYLGEEPILKNVQTFRCREPQDLAYVLDNLSELVVKEVHGSGGYGMLIGPAATKATIEAFRDKLKREPEGFIAQPTLALSTCPTCTASGLAPRHVDLRPFVLTGSNHVTIVPGGLTRVALKEGSLVVNSSQGGGTKDTWILDE, encoded by the coding sequence ATGGCAGTTGCGTTCGATGAGATGAACGGCCTCGGCGGTGACCTCCGCTCGGCCTACCAGGAGCTCTCCCGCTGGCTGAAGGAGACGCCGCCGGACGCGCTCGAATATCGCCGCCAGGAAGCGGAGCTGCTGTTCCGCCGGATCGGCATCACCTTCGCGGTCTATGGCGATGCCGAAGCCCAGGAGCGGCTGATCCCGTTCGACGTGATCCCAAGGATCCTGTCGGCGAAGGAATGGACCCTGCTCGAGAAGGGTCTGAAGCAGCGGGTGCGCGCGCTCAACATGTTCCTGCGCGACATCTACCACGGCCGCGATATCCTTCGCGCCAATATCATCCCGGAAGACCTGATCTTCCAGAACCCGGTGTTCCGGCCGGAGATGAACGGCCAGAACGTACCGCACGACGTCTATGTCCACATCGCCGGCATCGACATCATCCGGGTCGACGCCGACAATTTCATCGTGCTGGAGGACAATGCGCGGACGCCGTCCGGCGTGTCCTACATGCTGGAAAACCGCGAAATCATGATGCGGCTGTTTCCGGACCTGTTCGCCCGCCACCGCGTCGCACCGGTGGAAAAATATCCCGACGAATTGCTGGCGGCGTTGCGGTCGGTGGCGCCGCTCAGCGCCTCGGCCGAGTCGACGGTGGCGCTGATGACGCCCGGCGTCTACAATTCCGCCTATTACGAGCACTCGTTTTTGGCCGACAAGCTCGGCATCGAGCTGGTCGAGGGCCGCGACCTCATCGTCAAGAACGACGAGGTGTTCATGCGGACCACCGAAGGCCTCAAACGGGTCGACGTGATCTATCGCCGGGTCGATGACGACTTCCTCGATCCCCTGACCTTCCGCCCGGATTCCGCGCTCGGCGTGCCCGGACTGATGTCGGCCTATGCGGCCGGCAATATCACGCTCGCCAATGCGGTCGGCACCGGCATCGCCGACGACAAGGCGATCTATTCCTACATGCCGGACGTCGTGAAATTCTATCTCGGCGAAGAACCGATCCTGAAGAACGTGCAGACCTTTCGCTGCCGCGAGCCGCAGGACCTCGCTTATGTGCTCGACAATCTAAGCGAACTCGTGGTCAAGGAAGTGCACGGCTCGGGCGGCTACGGCATGCTGATCGGGCCGGCCGCCACCAAGGCGACGATCGAGGCGTTCCGCGATAAATTGAAGCGCGAGCCGGAAGGGTTCATCGCCCAGCCGACGCTGGCGCTGTCGACCTGCCCGACCTGCACCGCGTCGGGCCTCGCGCCGCGCCATGTCGACCTTCGTCCGTTCGTCCTGACCGGCAGCAACCACGTCACCATCGTGCCGGGCGGGCTGACCCGCGTGGCGCTGAAGGAAGGCTCATTGGTGGTCAATTCCAGCCAGGGCGGCGGCACCAAGGACACCTGGATTCTGGACGAATAG
- a CDS encoding alpha-E domain-containing protein, with protein MLSRTAENLYWLARYVERAEYLARTVDATLRVTALPAAYIGKTNEWDSALLTAGVGASFYEAYSEANEHNVVEYLAFSPSNPSSIKNCIEAARLNSRSVRTALTSEMWDTINSAWIELQEVWGKGTSTREELAKFLRFVQETSLRFDGSAYRTMLRNDAYWFSRLGLHLERADNTARILDVKYHVLLPEEEHVGGPLDYYQWTSILRSVSALTAYHWVYRETLKPWLIADLLILNDTLPRSLASCYSNLVRNLDQIGVAYGRQGAAQRHARGVRNRLEHSHMDDIFQHGVHEFIQEFLADNSRLGEIITKQYLI; from the coding sequence ATGCTGTCGCGCACCGCCGAAAACCTGTACTGGCTGGCCCGCTATGTCGAGCGGGCGGAATATCTGGCGCGCACCGTCGACGCGACCCTGCGCGTCACCGCCCTTCCCGCCGCCTATATCGGCAAGACCAATGAATGGGACTCCGCACTTCTCACCGCCGGCGTCGGCGCGAGCTTCTACGAGGCCTATTCCGAAGCCAACGAACACAACGTCGTCGAGTATCTGGCGTTTTCGCCGTCCAACCCCTCGTCGATCAAGAACTGCATCGAGGCCGCGCGGCTGAATTCCCGCTCGGTACGAACCGCGCTGACCTCCGAGATGTGGGACACCATCAACTCGGCCTGGATCGAATTGCAGGAAGTCTGGGGCAAGGGCACCTCGACCCGTGAGGAACTCGCCAAATTCCTCCGTTTCGTGCAGGAAACCTCGCTGCGGTTCGACGGCTCGGCCTATCGGACCATGCTGCGCAACGATGCCTACTGGTTCTCGCGGCTCGGCCTGCATCTGGAGCGCGCCGACAACACCGCCCGCATTCTCGACGTGAAGTATCACGTGCTGCTGCCGGAGGAAGAGCATGTCGGCGGTCCCCTGGATTATTACCAGTGGACCTCGATCCTGCGCTCGGTGTCGGCGCTGACCGCCTATCACTGGGTCTACCGCGAAACGCTGAAACCGTGGCTGATCGCCGACCTGTTGATCCTGAACGATACGCTACCGCGCTCGCTGGCGAGCTGTTACAGCAATCTGGTCCGCAATCTCGACCAGATCGGCGTCGCCTACGGCCGCCAGGGCGCCGCGCAGCGCCACGCCCGTGGCGTCCGCAACCGCCTTGAACACAGCCATATGGACGATATCTTCCAGCATGGCGTGCATGAGTTCATCCAGGAGTTCCTTGCGGATAACTCACGGCTGGGTGAAATCATCACCAAGCAGTATCTGATTTGA
- a CDS encoding 2-hydroxychromene-2-carboxylate isomerase: MIEFFFDCSSPWTYLAFHNIQPLAKEFGAEITWRPILVGGIFNTINPSVYATRETPVPAKLNYQKKDMADWARSAGLAIKMRPTVFPVNSVKAMRGCIHLAPEGKLVPFARAVFEIYWGEDKDISQDAVLTEVCQRVGVDPQKFFAGIGGQAIKDQLKANTDEVMARGGFGSPTIYVDKTDMYFGNDRMPLICEALARRKEQAA; encoded by the coding sequence ATGATCGAATTCTTCTTCGACTGCTCCAGTCCCTGGACCTATCTCGCCTTCCACAACATCCAGCCGCTGGCCAAGGAGTTCGGCGCCGAGATTACCTGGCGGCCGATCCTGGTCGGCGGCATCTTCAACACCATCAATCCCAGCGTCTATGCCACGCGCGAAACGCCGGTGCCGGCGAAGCTGAACTACCAGAAAAAGGACATGGCGGACTGGGCGCGCTCCGCTGGGCTAGCGATCAAGATGCGGCCGACCGTGTTTCCGGTGAACAGCGTCAAGGCGATGCGCGGATGCATTCATCTCGCGCCGGAAGGAAAGCTGGTCCCGTTCGCGCGCGCCGTGTTCGAGATCTATTGGGGCGAGGACAAGGATATCTCGCAGGACGCGGTGCTGACGGAAGTTTGCCAGCGCGTCGGCGTCGATCCCCAAAAATTCTTCGCCGGGATTGGCGGGCAGGCGATCAAGGACCAGCTCAAGGCGAACACTGATGAAGTGATGGCGCGCGGCGGTTTTGGCTCGCCGACCATCTACGTCGACAAGACTGACATGTATTTCGGCAATGACCGCATGCCGCTGATTTGCGAGGCGCTGGCGCGCCGCAAAGAGCAGGCCGCCTGA
- a CDS encoding molybdopterin-binding protein encodes MSEIVTAGILVIGDEILSGRTKDKNIGFIAEYLTNIGIDLKEVRVVADDEADIIAALDALRHRYNYVFTTGGIGPTHDDITADSVAKAFGVGIDHHPEVVARFRERWTEQDLNEARLRMARVPDGAELIQSATILAPGFKLGNVIVMAGIPSIMQAMMDIVAPRLKSGVRMLSESVRANAREGDIGGPLREIANAHPDTIIGSYPFQDEDKKPNTNLVVRSRDPEKLAAAMAAVKEMLAGLNVTR; translated from the coding sequence ATGAGTGAGATCGTCACGGCGGGAATTCTGGTCATCGGTGACGAGATCCTGTCCGGCCGGACCAAGGACAAGAACATCGGTTTTATCGCCGAATATCTGACCAATATCGGGATCGACCTCAAGGAAGTCCGCGTCGTCGCCGACGACGAGGCCGACATCATCGCCGCCCTTGATGCGCTGCGGCATCGCTACAATTACGTCTTTACCACCGGCGGTATCGGGCCGACCCATGACGACATCACCGCCGACAGCGTCGCCAAAGCGTTCGGCGTCGGCATCGACCATCACCCCGAAGTGGTGGCGCGGTTTCGCGAGCGCTGGACCGAACAGGATTTGAACGAGGCGCGGCTGCGCATGGCCCGCGTTCCCGACGGTGCCGAGCTGATCCAGAGCGCGACTATTCTCGCGCCCGGCTTCAAGCTCGGCAATGTCATCGTCATGGCAGGCATCCCCTCGATCATGCAGGCGATGATGGATATCGTCGCGCCCCGGCTGAAGTCGGGAGTTCGGATGCTGTCGGAATCGGTCCGCGCCAATGCGCGGGAAGGCGACATCGGCGGGCCTTTGCGGGAAATCGCCAATGCGCATCCCGACACCATCATCGGCAGCTATCCGTTCCAGGACGAAGACAAGAAGCCGAACACCAATCTCGTCGTCCGCTCGCGCGATCCCGAAAAGCTTGCCGCCGCGATGGCGGCGGTGAAGGAGATGCTGGCGGGATTGAACGTTACCCGGTAA
- a CDS encoding Cache 3/Cache 2 fusion domain-containing protein gives MKKSLLALLLLGFAAGFSIQFPARVFAEAAENVQVAMQLLKSKASTLGTPTVNGQEEVVGKIVPALHFGATKMNNNFVLVDEVQKEAGGTATIFVKSGDEFVRVATNVKKDDGSRAIGTILDPKGKAITAILKGERYYGEADIPGKPYVTGYEPIRDASGNVIGVYYVGYLKN, from the coding sequence ATGAAGAAGTCCCTGCTCGCACTGTTACTGTTGGGCTTCGCTGCTGGTTTTTCGATTCAGTTCCCCGCGCGAGTGTTCGCTGAAGCCGCCGAGAATGTCCAGGTTGCGATGCAACTCCTCAAGTCGAAGGCTTCGACGCTGGGTACGCCCACTGTCAACGGGCAAGAGGAAGTCGTCGGGAAGATCGTCCCCGCCTTACATTTTGGTGCGACCAAGATGAATAACAACTTCGTGCTGGTCGACGAGGTGCAGAAGGAAGCCGGTGGGACGGCCACTATCTTTGTCAAGAGCGGCGACGAGTTCGTTCGTGTGGCAACCAATGTCAAGAAGGATGACGGGTCGCGGGCAATAGGCACCATTCTCGACCCAAAGGGTAAAGCCATCACGGCTATTTTGAAGGGCGAAAGGTATTACGGAGAGGCCGATATCCCAGGGAAGCCTTACGTAACCGGCTATGAACCAATCCGCGATGCAAGCGGCAACGTCATCGGCGTCTATTACGTCGGATACTTGAAGAACTAG
- a CDS encoding glutathione S-transferase N-terminal domain-containing protein: MIDLYYAPTPNGWKISIMLEELGLPYQVIPVNIRAGEQFRPEFLAISPNNRIPAIVDRAPADGGEPFSVFETGAILIYLAEKTGRFLPKDMRGRSQVVQWVMWQMGGLGPMLGQHGHFALYAAEKIPYAIERYRDEAARLYRVLDTQLGKTGAYVAGDYSIADIACFPWTMTHKAQGFTLDSYPNIKRWYAEVRARPQVQAGLAIGKFVKEPFDKEARKNMFGQRAKEMAKQK; the protein is encoded by the coding sequence ATGATCGACCTGTATTACGCGCCGACGCCCAACGGCTGGAAAATCTCGATCATGCTGGAGGAACTCGGGCTTCCCTATCAGGTCATCCCGGTCAACATCCGTGCCGGCGAGCAATTTCGGCCGGAATTTCTGGCCATCAGCCCGAATAATCGCATCCCGGCGATCGTGGATCGCGCGCCCGCCGATGGCGGCGAACCATTTTCGGTGTTCGAGACTGGCGCGATCCTGATTTACCTCGCCGAGAAGACCGGCCGGTTCCTGCCAAAGGACATGCGCGGGCGCTCGCAGGTCGTGCAATGGGTGATGTGGCAGATGGGCGGGCTCGGTCCGATGCTGGGCCAGCACGGCCATTTCGCGCTCTATGCGGCGGAAAAAATCCCCTACGCGATCGAGCGCTACCGCGACGAGGCGGCGCGGCTGTACCGGGTGCTCGATACGCAATTGGGCAAAACCGGCGCTTACGTCGCCGGCGATTACTCGATCGCCGACATCGCCTGCTTCCCCTGGACCATGACGCACAAGGCGCAGGGCTTTACGCTGGACAGTTATCCGAACATCAAGCGCTGGTACGCCGAGGTCCGCGCCCGGCCACAGGTGCAGGCCGGGCTGGCAATCGGGAAGTTCGTCAAGGAGCCGTTCGACAAGGAGGCGCGGAAGAATATGTTCGGGCAACGGGCGAAGGAGATGGCGAAGCAAAAATAA
- a CDS encoding transglutaminase family protein, which produces MRLRIAHSTSYRYEPPATGVIQILRMTPSSHDGQYIAEWQIDVSTDSRLDMHQDAFGNVTHVLTYGPLAELTINVEGLIETHDTGGVLRGTDERFPPSLFLRSTALTEVNPAMATFARELRSESDGDVLGFLHALMVQINEHMTFDEDPTTSGTAAAEAFGLKRGVCQDYAHIFIACARSGGVPARFVSGHFLRSDGMVNQQAGHAWAEAFVPDLGWVGFDAANAICTTDAHARVAIGLDYLGAAPVRGTRYGGGNETLTVAVNVEQAGRPGQWQSQS; this is translated from the coding sequence ATGCGCCTGCGAATTGCCCATTCCACGAGCTATCGCTACGAGCCGCCGGCCACGGGCGTGATCCAGATTCTGCGGATGACGCCCTCCAGCCATGACGGGCAATACATCGCCGAATGGCAGATCGACGTCTCGACCGATTCGCGGCTCGATATGCACCAGGATGCGTTCGGCAACGTGACGCATGTGCTGACGTATGGGCCGCTCGCCGAACTCACCATCAATGTCGAGGGCCTGATCGAGACCCACGACACCGGCGGCGTGCTGCGCGGCACCGACGAGCGCTTCCCGCCGAGCCTGTTCCTGCGTTCGACCGCGCTGACCGAGGTCAATCCGGCGATGGCGACCTTTGCCCGCGAGCTGCGCTCGGAATCGGACGGCGACGTGCTCGGCTTCCTGCATGCGCTGATGGTGCAGATCAACGAGCACATGACGTTCGACGAGGACCCCACCACCAGCGGCACCGCCGCGGCGGAGGCCTTTGGGCTCAAGCGCGGCGTGTGCCAGGACTACGCCCATATCTTCATCGCCTGCGCGCGCTCCGGCGGCGTGCCGGCGCGGTTCGTCTCCGGGCATTTCCTGCGCTCCGACGGCATGGTCAACCAGCAGGCCGGCCACGCCTGGGCGGAAGCCTTCGTGCCTGATCTGGGCTGGGTCGGGTTCGATGCGGCCAACGCTATCTGCACCACGGACGCGCACGCCCGCGTCGCCATCGGGCTCGACTATCTCGGCGCCGCCCCGGTGCGCGGCACCCGTTATGGCGGCGGCAACGAGACGCTGACGGTGGCAGTCAACGTCGAACAGGCCGGGCGCCCGGGGCAGTGGCAGAGCCAGTCGTAG
- a CDS encoding MBL fold metallo-hydrolase, which produces MAIDLTSASIALLQAGPRVPRRQFFCDEVGRREFLCGGGASILSGMLATLLAGSKPVRAAAVTGSLPELDRVAVRIVIDSYQFAVAPSRKLPNLDVQHFGWGLSEKPPRRTLVSEFGLAMHVESQRGNEARNILVDFGFTPEALLNNMNLLGVDPAAVDALVLSHGHQDHFGGLVGFLQAHSGKLKPKLPLFVGGEGCFCAREWTGLPVRGSFGVIDRKALEEADIAVTYTERPALVVDHAVTTGQIGQKSFEKVLSPSAMTVGFHRGVGCYPERLSEAERSAPVVPDQFQHEIATAFNLKGRGLVVLTSCSHRGVVNAIRQAQAASGVEKIHAVIGGFHLAPYQEEYVRDTVKALQELDPTYVVPLHCTGEPFYEIARAAMPTKLIRSYTGTRLVFEA; this is translated from the coding sequence ATGGCTATTGATTTGACCTCTGCTTCAATTGCGCTGTTGCAAGCAGGCCCTCGGGTGCCTCGGCGGCAGTTTTTCTGTGACGAGGTTGGACGACGAGAATTTCTCTGCGGCGGCGGTGCCAGTATCTTGAGTGGGATGCTTGCTACGCTCCTCGCAGGCTCGAAGCCGGTGAGGGCCGCGGCCGTCACTGGATCATTGCCTGAGCTTGACCGCGTCGCGGTTCGGATAGTGATCGATAGCTATCAGTTTGCTGTCGCTCCGAGCAGGAAACTGCCCAACCTTGATGTCCAGCACTTTGGCTGGGGCCTCAGCGAGAAGCCGCCACGCAGAACGCTGGTCAGCGAATTCGGTCTTGCGATGCATGTCGAGTCGCAACGCGGCAACGAGGCGCGCAATATCCTGGTTGATTTCGGTTTCACGCCGGAAGCCCTTCTCAACAACATGAATCTGCTTGGTGTTGATCCCGCGGCCGTCGACGCGCTTGTGCTGAGCCACGGGCACCAGGACCACTTTGGCGGTCTCGTTGGTTTCTTGCAGGCGCACAGTGGCAAGCTAAAGCCCAAGCTCCCGTTGTTTGTCGGTGGCGAAGGATGCTTTTGCGCACGCGAGTGGACTGGCCTGCCGGTGCGCGGCAGCTTCGGCGTTATCGACCGCAAAGCGCTCGAAGAAGCCGACATCGCCGTCACCTACACGGAGCGACCAGCGTTGGTCGTCGATCACGCCGTGACGACAGGGCAGATCGGCCAGAAGAGCTTCGAGAAAGTGCTGTCACCGAGTGCAATGACCGTCGGCTTCCACCGGGGCGTCGGCTGTTATCCCGAGCGCCTCAGCGAGGCGGAACGCAGTGCGCCGGTCGTCCCGGATCAATTTCAGCACGAGATCGCGACGGCATTCAATCTGAAAGGACGCGGGCTTGTCGTGCTGACTTCGTGCAGCCATCGCGGCGTGGTCAATGCGATCAGGCAGGCTCAAGCCGCCTCCGGCGTGGAAAAAATTCATGCGGTGATCGGGGGCTTCCATCTCGCGCCCTATCAAGAGGAATACGTTCGAGATACGGTCAAGGCACTCCAGGAACTCGATCCGACTTACGTGGTTCCGCTGCATTGTACGGGCGAACCTTTTTACGAAATCGCGCGCGCTGCGATGCCGACGAAGCTCATACGCTCGTACACGGGAACTCGCTTGGTTTTCGAGGCGTGA
- the gpt gene encoding xanthine phosphoribosyltransferase, translating to MAADAPELSAEERAGKAFPVSWDQFHRDCRALTWRLNEVGPFHAVIAITRGGLVPAAIVARELGVRIIDTVCIASYDHTKQGDLKVLKGISADTAALGGGTGKGLLIVDDLVDTGKTGRLVRDMMPDAHFATVYAKPKGRPLVDTFITEVSQDTWIFFPWDTALSFQPPIRGDSAA from the coding sequence ATGGCGGCAGATGCTCCGGAACTGAGCGCGGAGGAGCGGGCGGGCAAGGCTTTCCCGGTCTCATGGGACCAGTTTCACCGGGATTGCCGGGCGCTGACCTGGCGGCTCAACGAGGTCGGACCGTTTCATGCGGTCATTGCCATCACCCGCGGTGGCCTCGTGCCGGCGGCGATCGTCGCGCGCGAACTCGGCGTGCGCATCATCGATACCGTCTGCATCGCCAGCTACGACCACACTAAGCAGGGCGATTTGAAGGTGCTGAAGGGAATCTCGGCCGATACCGCGGCGCTCGGCGGCGGCACCGGCAAGGGCCTGCTGATCGTCGACGATCTCGTCGATACCGGCAAGACCGGACGGTTGGTCCGCGACATGATGCCGGACGCGCATTTCGCCACCGTCTACGCCAAGCCAAAAGGCCGGCCGCTGGTCGACACCTTCATCACCGAAGTGTCGCAGGACACCTGGATCTTCTTTCCCTGGGATACCGCGTTGTCATTCCAGCCCCCGATCCGCGGCGACAGCGCGGCGTGA
- a CDS encoding crotonase/enoyl-CoA hydratase family protein, protein MAYETIKYEVAEQILTITLNRPDKLNAFNGTMQQELIDAFDAADKDDDVRAIIVTGAGRGFCAGADLSSGANTFDRDARRGPVKRLASGAVDYSDPQVRDGGGQVTLRIFKCLKPVIAAVNGPAVGIGVTMQLAMDIRIASEAARFGFVFSQRGIVPEAASSWFLPRLVGISQALEWCYTGRVFPAQEALAGRLVSKVVPPDDLLPTARALAREIAAKTAPVSVALIRQMMWRMLGADDPMEAHKIDSRGIYARGRSEDVREGVVSFLEKRPAEFKNKVSSDMPDYFPWWEERGYK, encoded by the coding sequence ATGGCATATGAGACGATCAAGTACGAGGTCGCCGAGCAAATTCTCACCATCACGTTGAACCGGCCCGACAAGCTCAACGCCTTCAACGGCACCATGCAGCAGGAACTGATCGACGCCTTCGATGCGGCCGACAAGGACGACGACGTCCGCGCCATCATCGTCACCGGTGCCGGACGCGGCTTCTGCGCCGGCGCGGATCTCTCCTCCGGCGCCAACACGTTCGACCGCGACGCGCGGCGCGGGCCGGTGAAGCGGCTCGCCAGCGGCGCGGTCGATTACAGCGATCCCCAGGTGCGCGACGGCGGCGGCCAGGTGACGCTGCGCATCTTCAAATGCTTAAAGCCCGTGATCGCGGCGGTGAACGGACCGGCGGTCGGCATCGGCGTCACCATGCAGCTGGCGATGGATATCCGCATTGCCTCTGAAGCCGCGCGCTTCGGCTTCGTGTTCTCCCAGCGCGGCATCGTGCCGGAGGCGGCATCGAGCTGGTTCCTGCCGCGCCTCGTCGGCATCTCGCAAGCGCTGGAATGGTGCTATACCGGCCGGGTCTTCCCGGCGCAGGAGGCGCTGGCCGGCCGTCTCGTCAGCAAGGTGGTGCCGCCGGATGATTTGCTGCCGACCGCGCGTGCGCTGGCCAGGGAGATCGCCGCCAAGACCGCGCCGGTCTCGGTGGCGCTGATCCGTCAGATGATGTGGCGGATGCTGGGCGCTGACGATCCGATGGAAGCGCACAAAATCGACAGCCGCGGCATCTACGCCCGCGGCCGCTCCGAGGACGTCAGGGAGGGCGTGGTGTCGTTTTTGGAAAAGCGCCCGGCCGAGTTCAAGAACAAGGTTTCGTCAGACATGCCGGACTATTTCCCGTGGTGGGAAGAGCGCGGGTATAAGTGA
- a CDS encoding NADPH:quinone oxidoreductase family protein yields the protein MPKAVVCRELGPPESLRLETFTAVPLARGQARVAIHAAGINFPDILMVAGEYQLKPPLPFTPGVEAAGDVVEVNDAKGVTVGDKVIVKMRHGAYADEAVVTPSQLTPLPSTFDYAEGATFLAGHGTAYHALIDRGQLRPGEVLLVHGAGGGVGLAAVEIGKMLGAIVIATASSDEKLAVAKARGAAHLVRYDREPFRDAVKRITDGRGADVVFDPVGGEVFENSMRCINWGARLLIIGFTGGIGLARTNLLMIKGASVLGVRAGEAVRKNPALGEVRIKALTEWAEAGKVRPNVSHRLPLEDYAKAMRLLLERKAIGRVALMMR from the coding sequence ATGCCGAAGGCCGTCGTCTGCCGCGAGCTCGGCCCGCCCGAGAGCTTGCGCCTGGAAACCTTTACCGCAGTACCGCTGGCGCGGGGGCAGGCGCGCGTGGCCATCCATGCCGCCGGGATCAACTTTCCCGATATCCTGATGGTCGCGGGCGAATATCAGCTCAAGCCGCCATTGCCGTTCACGCCGGGCGTGGAGGCCGCCGGCGACGTGGTCGAGGTAAATGACGCGAAGGGCGTCACTGTCGGCGACAAGGTCATCGTCAAGATGCGACACGGCGCCTATGCCGACGAGGCCGTCGTCACGCCGTCGCAGCTCACGCCGCTGCCGTCGACCTTCGACTACGCCGAGGGCGCGACGTTTCTGGCTGGCCACGGCACCGCGTATCACGCCCTGATCGACCGCGGCCAGCTCAGGCCGGGCGAAGTGCTGCTGGTGCACGGCGCCGGCGGCGGCGTGGGCTTAGCCGCGGTCGAGATCGGCAAGATGCTGGGCGCTATTGTGATCGCGACGGCGTCATCCGACGAAAAGCTCGCGGTCGCCAAAGCGCGGGGCGCCGCTCATCTCGTGCGGTACGACCGCGAGCCGTTCCGCGACGCCGTCAAGCGCATCACCGACGGGCGCGGTGCGGATGTGGTGTTCGATCCCGTCGGCGGCGAGGTGTTCGAAAACTCGATGCGCTGCATCAACTGGGGCGCGCGGCTCCTGATCATCGGTTTCACCGGCGGCATCGGGCTGGCGCGCACCAATCTGTTGATGATCAAGGGCGCCAGCGTGCTCGGCGTCCGCGCCGGCGAAGCCGTGCGGAAAAATCCGGCACTCGGGGAGGTGCGGATCAAGGCGCTGACGGAATGGGCGGAAGCGGGGAAAGTCCGGCCCAACGTTTCGCACCGCCTGCCGCTGGAGGATTACGCGAAAGCGATGCGGCTGTTGCTGGAGCGCAAGGCGATCGGGCGGGTGGCGCTGATGATGCGGTGA
- a CDS encoding methionine synthase — protein MLFPTTIAGSLPKPEWLAEPNTLWAPWKSTGSELARAKRDATMLAVKLQEDAGVDIVTEGEQARQHFVHGFLEKIEGIDFAHKVEMGIRKDRYKAMVPQVVAPLTLKGRVHADEARIARTHTTHKLKFTLPGPMTIIDTIADKYYGDRVKMAFAFAELLNEEARALQADGVDMIQFDEPAFNVYMDEVSDWGIKALERAAEGLTCATAVHICYGYGIKANTDWKQTLGAEWRQYEDIFPAIAKSPIQQVAIECRNSHVPLDLLALLPGKIVQAGVIDVASDTVETAEDVVKVIDAVSKFVPKSNIVATTNCGMAPMRRDIAEAKLMALGAGAKLARERLG, from the coding sequence ATGCTGTTTCCAACCACGATCGCCGGCTCCTTGCCGAAGCCGGAATGGCTGGCCGAACCCAACACGCTCTGGGCGCCTTGGAAGTCCACAGGCTCCGAGCTGGCCCGCGCCAAGCGCGATGCCACCATGCTGGCGGTCAAGCTGCAGGAAGACGCCGGCGTCGATATCGTCACCGAGGGCGAACAGGCCCGCCAGCACTTTGTGCATGGCTTTCTGGAAAAGATCGAAGGCATCGATTTCGCCCACAAGGTCGAGATGGGCATCCGCAAGGATCGCTACAAGGCGATGGTGCCGCAGGTGGTCGCCCCCCTGACGCTGAAGGGCCGCGTCCATGCCGACGAGGCTCGAATCGCCCGCACCCACACCACGCACAAGCTGAAATTCACCCTGCCCGGCCCGATGACCATCATCGATACCATCGCCGACAAATATTACGGCGACCGGGTCAAGATGGCGTTCGCCTTTGCCGAATTGCTCAACGAGGAAGCCAGGGCGTTGCAGGCCGACGGCGTCGACATGATCCAGTTCGATGAGCCCGCCTTCAACGTCTATATGGACGAAGTCTCGGACTGGGGCATCAAGGCGCTGGAGCGCGCCGCGGAAGGGCTGACCTGCGCCACCGCCGTGCACATCTGCTACGGCTACGGCATCAAGGCCAATACCGACTGGAAACAAACGCTGGGCGCCGAGTGGCGGCAGTACGAAGATATCTTTCCGGCAATTGCGAAGAGCCCGATCCAGCAGGTCGCGATCGAATGCCGCAATTCGCACGTCCCGCTCGATCTGCTCGCGCTGCTGCCCGGCAAGATCGTGCAGGCCGGCGTGATCGACGTCGCCAGCGACACGGTTGAGACCGCGGAAGACGTCGTCAAGGTGATCGACGCGGTGTCCAAATTCGTGCCGAAGAGCAACATCGTCGCGACCACGAATTGCGGCATGGCGCCGATGCGCCGGGATATCGCGGAAGCCAAGCTGATGGCGCTGGGTGCCGGCGCCAAGCTGGCGCGCGAACGGTTGGGATGA